The Blautia obeum ATCC 29174 region AGGTATACATTTAGCCGCTTCCGGATCCTCCGGTGCTTCCTGATACTGTTCCAGATTCGCAGTCTTTTTAACAAGTTCTGTTTTTTCCTCTTCAGATAGAGAAGAAAGATATGCGTCCAGTTTGTCTTCCAGTGCTTTGGCTTTTCTGGCAGTCAGGCCTCTGGATGGATTCAATGTCAGAACAGAACCGTGAGGATTATCCAGAAGATATCTCTGAATCAGATCTTCAAAATAACCCTGATTCTTTAATTCTTTTAATTTGTCGAAGACAGGAATCAACTGAACCTGCGCGAATGGATGTTCATCATCATAAAGCCAGTTGTCCAGAATATCCAGACCGTAGATCAGTCCCTTCGGGTAAGAGGAAAAGTCAGCTTCTCTATAGCGGAATTCCATATAATTGATTCCTGCTTCCAGTGCTTTTGGATCGATTCCGTTTTCGACCGTGTCTGTCAGAACTTTGCGGATAATGGAAACAAATTCTTCTTTTCTGCCAGGATCAGCACCTTTGGCAACAACATCAAAATACGTCTGTCGGATACCATCCTCATAGGAACCATACACATCCGATCCGATTCCGGCATCCAGAAGTGCTTTCTTAAGAGGTGCTCCCGGAGTACTTAAGAGAGCATAATCCAATATATCAAAAGCAGTACATTTTAAAGTATCCATGGCAGTTCCTGTCACAACACTGTATGCCAGATACGAATTATTTTCTTCACTCTCACTCTCTGCAACCGGATACTCCATGACCAGATCATGCATTTTATCAAAGGGCTGCTGTTCACGAATCTCCGAATCCACATCCAGACTGTCAAATGCAGAAAGATAATTCCGATCAATAAAATCAAGTTTTGCTGTCATATCCATATTTCCATACAGGTAAATATAGCTGTTGGACGGATGGTAATAAGTTCTGTGGAATTCCAGGAACTCTTCATAGGACAGCTCCGGAATATTATCCGGATCACCACCGGACTCACAACCATAGGTGATATCCGGAAACAGGGAGTTCATGATATCTCTTTCCAGCACATCATCAGGAGAAGAAAATGCCCCTTTCATCTCATTGTAAACAACACCATTATAAGTCAATGGACCTTCTGGCTTCTCCAGATGGTAGCTCCATCCTTCCTGACGGAAGATTTCTTCTTTTTTGTAAATATTTGGATAAAATACAGCATCCAGATACACATGCATCAGATTCTGAAAATCCTGCTCATTGCAACTTGCTACCGGATAACAGGTTTTATCCGGATAAGTCATTGCATTTAAAAATGTATTCAAAGAACCTTTTACCAGTTCTACAAATGGATCTTTTAAAGGAAAATCTCTGGATCCGCAAAGTACACTGTGTTCCAGAATGTGTGCAACACCGGTGCTGTTCTTTGGCGGAGTACGAAAAGCGATGTTGAATACTTTATTGTCATCATCGTTTTCGATTACCATTATTCTTGCTCCTGTTTTGATGTGGCGAAGCAGGTAGCCTGTTGAGCGGATATCACTCAGGTTTTCTTTTCTGACAAGTTTATATGCTTTTAAATCATCTAAATTCATTGTTGCCTCCGTTTTTGCATAGTACATATAGTATTTCCTGATATGCCATATTTATTCCGGAAGTCTTTCTCCCGGAAACTGCAGTTCATACATTTCACGGGCAGCTTTTGTCAGAAGGTCCAAATCCTCTTCAAGGCCAATCTCCTGTGGAAGCAATATGGCAGTTTCATAAATGTCTCTCTGCAGTTTTGCTTTTGCACTGTCTTTTTTTATCGTGATAAGTCCGCAAAGTACACTGTTATAGTTTTTGTCTTTTTCACAAAGATCCATATAAAATCTGACAAGATGCTGGCACTCTCTGTGAAGAAGTTCTTCATGAAGAGCACTTTTTGCACGGATTTCCCGGAATTTTACATCATCCAGTTCTTTGCGTATTTCCTTCTGTGCTCTTCCAGAGCCAAATACTTTGTGACCTGCATTTCGATTAAATTCCAATGCCATCCAGAATTTCAGATAACCGTCGGCAATGCCCCCTTCGTTTGTCGTTCCTTTGTAACGTGCTTCCCAGATTTCTTTACGGATCTTATTTGCTTCCTGATCTTCTCCGGATGCAATTGCCTGCTCCAGCAGTTCCTTACGTTTTTCCGGTTCTGTCTCTCTATAATACTGGGCAATGATTGGTGTATCCATATATCCTTCTCCTTTTGATATATTATCTTTTGAAAACAAAAATAAATAAAAAACCCTTTTTCTCTTCAATATGCCTATTATAGCAAATCAAAAAGAAAAAGGGTAGTCCTGTTTTATATTCATCAAAGCGGACACATCAGAGAATCAGCATGGCATCCCGGATATTTATGAATTGTAACCAAAATCCAACATTTGTTGGGTATTTATATAGGAAGTAATTTGATTTTTCCTTAATGAAATGGTAATCCTTCATCATCAGCGCTCATAAAGCCATCAGGACTTGTCTGTGGTTTGGGCTGCTGTGCCTGCTGGTTGTTTGAAGCATTCTGAGCATTTCCTGAATTATTCTGCTGACTGGCAGCTTTGCTCTCTGCAAAATCCTGTTCCTCGATCACTATATCTGTTGTATATACCTTCTGTCCATCTTTATTCGTATAGCTTCCTGTTTGAATCCTTCCAGCAATTGCAATCTTTGTACCTTTATGGAAATACTTTTCTGCGAACTCTGCTGATCTTCCAAATGATACGCAATTAATATAATCTACGGATGCTTCGTTGTCTCGCTTGATTCTCCTATCTACAGCAAGTGTAAATCTGGCAACAGCTGTTGCGTTTTCTCCCTGAGAATATCGCACTTCTGGGTCACGTGTAAGGCGGCCCATTAAAATAACTTTATTCATAGAATTGATTCCTCCTCAAAACCTTTGTTTTGCTTCATATTCCGCAGAATTATTATATTCTGCCTTTCATTCAATAACTTTTGTACCTGAATAATCCGGGCAATTTTCGGTGTACTCATACTTATCCAGATCGCCACATTGTGTTTTGCATTCTTCTTTCTTCGGACAGCATATGCAGCAATAGTCCAGACCTTCTGTGCAATCTAATTTACAGTGTCCAATCATCTTCGTATTCAGCTCCATATCTAATCGGCCCTTGCTCTCCTAAAGGTCTTCTCCTTTCCGTTGATCGTTTCATTCGCTTTCTTTTTTTCTGTTCTTGATAGCGTTCATATCTTCTTTTCATAACTTCTACACTATCGCTCTTGAAATGACACCAGAATCTGTCTCCATCCTCATCTTCTGCACAAATTCCCACGTCCAGCAATTCACCTGAAAACATTGCGTGTTTCTTGGGAATGTCATAGCAGCTTCCAATAATTGTCAGATTTTTCTTCACACATGCCTGTGCCATTTCCCATGGATCAGATGATAACCAAGAATTAAACATCTCGTGATAACCAATTTCGTAATTTTCAAGGCGATTCTGGATTGCTTTCACAACTGTTCCTGCCATTTGGTTGTATTTTTCTTTGATCTCTTCCTCTGTCATTTCTATTCCGAACAGTGTTTCTTCCGATGGAAACCGTTCTTCTGGTCCTCCTGGATTCCATAATTTGAGAATTACATAAGCCGCATTCACCTCTTTTACATATCCTTTAAAACTATGCCAAGAATTTCCCTGCTTGGCTCCAGATATTTCTTGGTCTTTCTTCAAGTGTCTGTATGTAACATACTTTTCTTCGGTCATTTTTTTTATCCTTTCTGCCCTGTTTCCACAGGGCAATACAGTTTATCAGTTATCCAGTTTCCCATAATAAGCGGAGCGGAAGCCGATGCTCGTGGACGAGTAGGAACGTGGATCGCCCAGGTTCACGCCGAACACACCAGCACCCGAGGTGTCGTTCCAGTAGCCACCACAGATCGGCAAATATTCTCCGTCTGTACAATCCATATAACAATACGCATCTGGTTCCCCTGCGAATAATGCCAATTCTTTGAGCTGCTCGCTATTGCAGTTAATCTGTACATCGCTCCATCGTGTTCCAGTATAATCCTGTTCAATCTCTGGATCCGTTGTAATGCAGATGTTATCATCATCAACTGAAATTCTGATGATTTTTCCCTCATCATCTCTGATTGCTTCCCAGCAGTCCCCTTCCAGCGTCAGGTCAATATCCATAGCAGCATCATTATTCTTTGCCGTCTCCAGTACACCATTTCTGATTCGCAATCCTCTTACCATTTCCCATACGTTACCGCAAAGGTCATGCACTCCGGTTACTTTATGATTATGTGTCCATGTTGCCGGCCCTGATCCTGTCTTTGTTTTTCCGCTCTCTTCAATCGGTTCGCCTTTTTCTTCCAAATCTGCATGGTACTTTCCGTAATTCGTATTTCCATGTGGCAAGGTTCCATCTCTCAGGCTGAGATTTGCAAGCAGTCCCCATTCAGCCCTTGTCATCATGTGCCAGCCTTCACCTTTAGAGAAGCAAACCTCTGCTGCTTCATCATTCGTAATGTTTGTCCAAGGTTTCTGGTATGGAAGGCTATATGGTTTACCGTTGATCTCGCAGTTTGGGTAAACTGAAATATAAATCGAATCGTACTCTTTTCCTCCAACAATAAATGCCGGATGGACTTTATCACTTCCACCGAATAATTCTTTATTTGTCACTTTACGGAACCGGTGCATAAATGATGGGATTCCTGCGTTATCGTAAATTGCTACAACTTCATGCTCCACGCCATTCTCCACCTGATCTGTTGGTGTTATCTGTTCTTCTGTACCACTTTTTTTCGGTTTAATAACCGCAGCAAATACAGACATAGATTCCGCTTCTTTCTTTTTTCTTGCAGCAAACAGCTTTGCTCTCACCATTTCTTCTGAAACAAATTCCTTAGAGCCTTTCGCTTTTACTGTAAATTCCCTTGCTTTAAAAACTGCTTTTGCCATTTTTGTTTCCTCCTCTATTTTCTTGTAAGTTCATCAACACAATCGTTCCAGCCGACTTTATAACTCGGCATCTTGCCTCCTTTTTGAAAGTATTCCTGATTGTATCTTCCTGTTACTTTCATTTTTTTCGGCAATTCTCTTAACGGGCACCCTTTCATTAACTCATCCCACGAATCCGAAGCATTAAAGTTTGCATCATCATCCTGTACTGTACATTCGTCTGAACCGTTAAGTAAGGGACATTCCGAACAGTGTTTTGGTGTATCTATCACTAATATTGATTTGCTCATTTCGTCGCCTTCCACTTATGGTCTGTACATAAATGCATCAAAATCCAGATCTTTTTCTCTGGTTCTTCCTTTCTCAAACGGATAGCTACCATCCATCATTGCTTTTACATCTTGCAATTCTGCGATAAGAGCATCTATGCTATCTGCTTTTGAGAATGTCAGAATAACTTCTGCCTGAACTGGATCCCATTCATCTTCGACAGGAACTTTTTCACCTATTTCATGTGGCTCCTGCGTAATACAACATAGTGCCCCAACGCCATTGCTTAAGGCTCCTGTCATTCTGATATCTCCTGAACCAAATTCCATTTTTGCTTTGCCTTTTATCATCTTCTAATTTCTCCTGTTCTCTAAATATTGAATAAATCAAATATTGATAATTGCCCTTCTGGTAAAGACTTCTCTATTTCTGCAACCGGTGTAATATCTCTCAGTTCTTCTTTTATGGATTGCATCATTCCTGAAAAATCCCAATGTATAAATCTTCGCATTGCAACAAGATCATCTTCTGAAATACTCTGGCTATATCCAGAAATGTATTTGATTATTTCTACTTCTTTCTGGCTCTTTTCGCTTTTTCCGAATAATCCTATGTAATCCGGATTTTCCTTTATATTTCGCATAAGCTCAGATGTCTTTCGCCTGATCTCATCGCCTTTTACCATGTAATTTGGTGGTACCTTTTCTGGAAGCGGCAAATAGTATTCTTCCGGGTAATCCCCTTCCTGCAGTTCTTCCTCGCACAGCCTACGTCCATATATGATGTGATTCCTTACCAGGTTCAGGTTTACTCCATCAGTCCAAAATGGATCGTTGCCTCCGTTTTCCCGGAGCCTTTTCCATTGTTCATGAGATTCCCTGATAACCTCAGCAAGCTGTTCCTTTCTGTTCCTCTGCCTTTTTGCCATTTCCTATGCTCCCAAACTTCGCTTCGATTGCCTCTTTGATCTTTCCTCTCAGCGCCGGTCCTACGCCTTTGACCTCTCCGATCACTTCCATAAGCTGTTCATCTGTAATTGTTCTGACCGGTTTTTCTGTTACTGATTTTTTACCATCATTGAAACCGTTTGTATAAACACGTGTGCAAAACGCATCAAACTGCTGATGATCATATTTCTTTACTGTCTTATACACCTCTCTAGTGGTTGTGTACCCTCCCATGCATCTTTTCGCCATTATTACTCCTCCTGTGCTTGTAGCCATTCTCTGACGTTCTTTTCTCTCTTTTCTATCGGACACTCAGCAGCGCAACCGCTTTCATAGTCCTCGCATCCTTCATCGCAACTCGGTACTTTCAATCCTTCTGCGTAGACCTCGCCCCACGCCAGCAGATCAACAAGTTCCTCGTCAGATAAATTCCGGATTTTATCAGCATTTGTCATTTCAACTCCTCCAACTCTTTTTTACTCTTTCCAGTGAATATCTGGCATTATCTGTAAGCTGTCTCTGCCAGCAATTATTTTTCCGGCTCCATCTAAAGCCATTCTTTTTAAGAATATCTCTTACTTCCGCTTCCGGTTTACCATCAAAGAAAAGCTGTAAACGCATGATTTCCGTATTTTCTACGATGCGGAAATACTCATTTTCACTTTCTGTATTTCCTTCCGTTTTAGCCGCTCTGAGCTTCTTGAGTCTGCCTTCTATCCGGTGAATCTCTGCATTATTGTTTGAAAGCTGGTATGTGGCAAAAGGCTTGTCCTCATAATGCCAGTCCTTCTGCATTTTCTCTTTCAGGCTATCGATCTGTTCCTGTGTCAATACAGGGCATCCATCTAATGTTTTATTCTTTCTGTAGTAGGCATTTGCAGCTTTCATCTTCTCCTGCAATTCCTTTAATCCGTTCAGCTTCTTTTCCAAACGTTCTACTGCATCCACATCACCAGATTTAATAATGCCCTTCCCGTTTCCAATGCTCCGGATCCGGTTAAGCATCTTCTGGATTTCCTGAAATTCTTGATAGTTTCTATCAGATGCAGCATTCTGTTTTTCTTTCTTCTTTACTGGAAAGTTCGCTGGTCCACAGATCATAACTGATGGACACATACAACCAATGCGGCTTCGATCATTCAAATTGGCTGCCATCTTTTTGGAATAT contains the following coding sequences:
- a CDS encoding insulinase family protein produces the protein MNLDDLKAYKLVRKENLSDIRSTGYLLRHIKTGARIMVIENDDDNKVFNIAFRTPPKNSTGVAHILEHSVLCGSRDFPLKDPFVELVKGSLNTFLNAMTYPDKTCYPVASCNEQDFQNLMHVYLDAVFYPNIYKKEEIFRQEGWSYHLEKPEGPLTYNGVVYNEMKGAFSSPDDVLERDIMNSLFPDITYGCESGGDPDNIPELSYEEFLEFHRTYYHPSNSYIYLYGNMDMTAKLDFIDRNYLSAFDSLDVDSEIREQQPFDKMHDLVMEYPVAESESEENNSYLAYSVVTGTAMDTLKCTAFDILDYALLSTPGAPLKKALLDAGIGSDVYGSYEDGIRQTYFDVVAKGADPGRKEEFVSIIRKVLTDTVENGIDPKALEAGINYMEFRYREADFSSYPKGLIYGLDILDNWLYDDEHPFAQVQLIPVFDKLKELKNQGYFEDLIQRYLLDNPHGSVLTLNPSRGLTARKAKALEDKLDAYLSSLSEEEKTELVKKTANLEQYQEAPEDPEAAKCIPMLKREDIRKEITPFTNEALDIDGSLFLYHEVPTNGIGYLDLMFDLKDLADEKIPYLGLLKSVLGYVDTAHYTYGELTNEINAQTGGIMCGVEVFDHADSVDAFRAFFSVRGKAMYPKTDVLFKMIREIINTSSLKDTKRLHEIIAQVKSRAQSSLVSAGHSTAVLRAASYTSPMAAFQDKMAGIAYYQFIEKLDKEFEERKDDLVKELSHLMQEILRPEYLCVSYTGERDSLMDVQKQVKALKQTLHKEAVSVQHQNMTCVKENEGFTTSGQVQYVAQTGNFRKKGYEYTGALNILKVALSYDYLWTNIRVKGGAYGCMSGFKRSGESFFVSYRDPHLRRTLDVFKGIPEYVRSFKADEREMTKYIIGTISGKDVPRTPKMQGAISRSAWFCGITEEMAQKERDEILKASETDIQELAPLIEAILDNDAVCVVGSEPAIEKEKELFDTVLPLISC
- a CDS encoding DUF6553 family protein produces the protein MDTPIIAQYYRETEPEKRKELLEQAIASGEDQEANKIRKEIWEARYKGTTNEGGIADGYLKFWMALEFNRNAGHKVFGSGRAQKEIRKELDDVKFREIRAKSALHEELLHRECQHLVRFYMDLCEKDKNYNSVLCGLITIKKDSAKAKLQRDIYETAILLPQEIGLEEDLDLLTKAAREMYELQFPGERLPE
- a CDS encoding single-stranded DNA-binding protein is translated as MNKVILMGRLTRDPEVRYSQGENATAVARFTLAVDRRIKRDNEASVDYINCVSFGRSAEFAEKYFHKGTKIAIAGRIQTGSYTNKDGQKVYTTDIVIEEQDFAESKAASQQNNSGNAQNASNNQQAQQPKPQTSPDGFMSADDEGLPFH
- a CDS encoding SUMF1/EgtB/PvdO family nonheme iron enzyme; translated protein: MAKAVFKAREFTVKAKGSKEFVSEEMVRAKLFAARKKKEAESMSVFAAVIKPKKSGTEEQITPTDQVENGVEHEVVAIYDNAGIPSFMHRFRKVTNKELFGGSDKVHPAFIVGGKEYDSIYISVYPNCEINGKPYSLPYQKPWTNITNDEAAEVCFSKGEGWHMMTRAEWGLLANLSLRDGTLPHGNTNYGKYHADLEEKGEPIEESGKTKTGSGPATWTHNHKVTGVHDLCGNVWEMVRGLRIRNGVLETAKNNDAAMDIDLTLEGDCWEAIRDDEGKIIRISVDDDNICITTDPEIEQDYTGTRWSDVQINCNSEQLKELALFAGEPDAYCYMDCTDGEYLPICGGYWNDTSGAGVFGVNLGDPRSYSSTSIGFRSAYYGKLDN